In a single window of the Xylanimonas protaetiae genome:
- a CDS encoding ABC transporter ATP-binding protein, producing the protein MTSENVLTVRDFSVVYDVDPPVEAVVDVSLELKRGEILGLAGESGCGKTTLAYGIQRLLKPPAVITSGSAVFHDESGTDIDLLSLDDASLRRFRWDKASMVFQGAMNALNPVMAIGKQLADVFETHRPDMSREERTQECAHLLDIVGVGRDRLRSYPHELSGGMRQRVMIAMALALRPQLMVMDEPTTALDVLVQREILLQISDLREEFGFSVVFITHDLPLLLEISDRIAVMKAGRIVELDTAENIYHRAQHEYTRRLLGSFPSLTGDRGGFLRAGEEGAA; encoded by the coding sequence GTGACCAGTGAGAACGTGCTCACGGTCCGCGACTTCAGCGTCGTGTACGACGTCGACCCTCCTGTCGAGGCGGTCGTCGACGTGTCGCTCGAGCTGAAGCGCGGCGAGATCCTCGGCCTGGCCGGCGAGTCAGGCTGCGGCAAGACGACGCTGGCCTACGGCATCCAGCGCCTCCTGAAGCCCCCGGCCGTCATCACCTCCGGCAGCGCCGTCTTCCACGACGAGTCCGGCACCGACATCGACCTGCTCTCCCTCGACGACGCGTCGCTGCGCCGCTTCCGCTGGGACAAGGCCTCGATGGTGTTCCAGGGCGCGATGAACGCCCTGAACCCGGTCATGGCGATCGGCAAGCAGCTCGCGGACGTCTTCGAGACGCACCGCCCCGACATGAGCCGCGAGGAGCGCACCCAGGAGTGCGCCCACCTGCTCGACATCGTCGGTGTCGGGCGCGACCGCCTGCGCTCCTACCCGCACGAGCTCTCGGGCGGCATGCGGCAGCGCGTCATGATCGCGATGGCGCTCGCGCTGCGCCCGCAGCTCATGGTCATGGACGAGCCGACGACGGCCCTCGACGTGCTGGTGCAGCGCGAGATCCTCCTGCAGATCTCGGACCTGCGCGAGGAGTTCGGCTTCTCGGTCGTGTTCATCACGCACGACCTCCCGCTGCTGCTCGAGATCTCCGACCGCATCGCGGTGATGAAGGCGGGGCGCATCGTCGAGCTCGACACGGCGGAGAACATCTACCACCGGGCGCAGCACGAGTACACGCGCCGGCTGCTGGGCTCGTTCCCGAGCCTCACGGGCGACCGCGGCGGGTTCCTCCGGGCGGGCGAGGAGGGGGCGGCATGA
- a CDS encoding ABC transporter permease encodes MTATIVSEAVAAPVVPPRARGLASAFAMFRNAKSITGLSILGVFVLMAVFAPLLTRFEPLEKDFQALRQPPSGTHWLGTTHMGEDVFAQIVYGTRGVLIVGFGAGVIATVIAIAIGVTAGYVSGWKSESLSALTNVFLVIPGLPLMIIITSQQENPSLWLVASVLAVTGWAWGGRVLRAQTMSLRNRDFVQAARANGEPLWRIITVEMLPNLMAIIASSFVGTVTAAILGLTTLAFVGVIPITNLNWGTILFWAQQNGAFPDFWWWYIPAGLAIALLGVALSLINFGIDEYVNPRLRSAGERARALRKRGMKASSSVTQVRAVAPAPPAVTSLDDVAAAGPATKKEA; translated from the coding sequence ATGACCGCAACCATCGTCTCCGAGGCCGTCGCCGCTCCCGTCGTGCCGCCCCGCGCGCGAGGCCTGGCCAGCGCGTTCGCGATGTTCCGGAACGCCAAGTCGATCACCGGTCTGTCCATCCTGGGCGTGTTCGTCCTCATGGCCGTCTTCGCTCCCCTGCTCACGCGGTTCGAGCCGCTGGAGAAGGACTTCCAGGCGCTGCGGCAGCCGCCGTCGGGCACGCACTGGCTCGGCACCACCCACATGGGCGAGGACGTGTTCGCCCAGATCGTCTACGGCACGCGCGGCGTGCTCATCGTCGGCTTCGGGGCCGGCGTCATCGCCACCGTCATCGCCATCGCGATCGGCGTGACGGCGGGCTACGTCTCGGGCTGGAAGTCGGAGTCGCTCTCGGCGCTGACGAACGTGTTCCTGGTGATCCCCGGCCTGCCGCTCATGATCATCATCACCTCGCAGCAGGAGAACCCGTCGCTGTGGCTCGTGGCCTCGGTCCTCGCGGTGACGGGCTGGGCGTGGGGCGGGCGCGTGCTGCGCGCCCAGACCATGTCGCTGCGCAACCGCGACTTCGTCCAGGCCGCCCGCGCGAACGGCGAGCCGCTGTGGCGGATCATCACCGTGGAGATGCTGCCCAACCTCATGGCGATCATCGCGTCGTCGTTCGTGGGCACCGTGACCGCGGCCATCCTGGGCCTGACCACGCTGGCGTTCGTCGGCGTCATCCCCATCACCAACCTCAACTGGGGCACCATCTTGTTCTGGGCGCAGCAGAACGGCGCGTTCCCGGACTTCTGGTGGTGGTACATCCCCGCCGGCCTCGCCATCGCGCTGCTCGGCGTCGCCCTGTCGCTCATCAACTTCGGCATCGACGAGTACGTCAACCCGCGCCTGCGCTCCGCCGGCGAGCGCGCTCGCGCGCTGCGCAAGCGCGGCATGAAGGCGTCGTCGTCGGTCACGCAGGTGCGTGCCGTCGCGCCGGCGCCGCCCGCCGTCACGTCTCTCGACGACGTCGCCGCCGCCGGCCCTGCCACGAAGAAGGAAGCATGA
- a CDS encoding ABC transporter substrate-binding protein, translating into MRSKITAAVATAAVAALLLTACGGGDGGSGDAATSDQPAAAGAALTIAKPDGAISTESNNPWLGDSSANKLGYKNVLFEPLAMVNPVGKNETTPWLAEKVVWNDDYTELRVTPREGVKWNDGEDFTADDIVFTFNLIKDNKALDTGNLQLTDVAKDGADVVLKFAESKFVKQAQVLHIDIVPEHVWKDVKDPTTFTNEGKPVGTGPYTLESFTSQSVTMKARDDYWGGKLAVPELYYVSYNDNTALTTALASGEADWAQAFISNIQSAYLDKDAEHNVFWAANTLSPDVLFVNTQRPPFNDVAFRKAVNMVIDRPAHTKIAREDAGPVLTSITGLPTPVGEQYILPEYQGKEFSIDVDGAKKILEDAGYTGVGTKLVAPDGTPVSFTLQVPQGWNDYVTGISLIADQVKKTLGADAKVDTPDVDTWWAAKRSGDFDAIMHWTDGGTTPYDLYSDTMDGRWLKAGADVDYNFGRFTDDAVTAALNTYATASTDDERSTALAEIQKAFVEQVPVIPVGTHPVLAEYNTRKYVGWPSEDDQYATADPLQPSAAMVLTKLKPAN; encoded by the coding sequence ATGAGGTCGAAGATCACTGCTGCGGTGGCCACCGCCGCCGTCGCAGCACTTCTCCTGACCGCCTGCGGAGGCGGTGACGGCGGCTCGGGCGACGCGGCCACGAGCGACCAGCCCGCCGCGGCCGGTGCGGCGCTGACGATCGCGAAGCCCGACGGCGCGATCTCCACGGAGTCGAACAACCCGTGGCTGGGCGACTCGTCGGCCAACAAGCTCGGCTACAAGAACGTCCTGTTCGAGCCGCTCGCGATGGTCAACCCCGTCGGCAAGAACGAGACCACCCCGTGGCTCGCCGAGAAGGTCGTCTGGAACGACGACTACACCGAGCTGCGCGTCACCCCGCGCGAGGGCGTGAAGTGGAACGACGGCGAGGACTTCACCGCCGACGACATCGTCTTCACCTTCAACCTGATCAAGGACAACAAGGCGCTCGACACGGGCAACCTCCAGCTCACGGACGTCGCCAAGGACGGCGCCGACGTGGTGCTCAAGTTCGCCGAGTCGAAGTTCGTCAAGCAGGCCCAGGTGCTCCACATCGACATCGTCCCCGAGCACGTCTGGAAGGACGTCAAGGACCCGACGACGTTCACCAACGAGGGCAAGCCCGTCGGCACGGGCCCGTACACGCTGGAGAGCTTCACCAGCCAGTCCGTCACGATGAAGGCCCGCGACGACTACTGGGGCGGCAAGCTCGCCGTGCCCGAGCTGTACTACGTCTCGTACAACGACAACACCGCGCTGACCACCGCGCTCGCCAGCGGCGAGGCCGACTGGGCGCAGGCGTTCATCTCCAACATCCAGAGCGCCTACCTGGACAAGGACGCGGAGCACAACGTCTTCTGGGCCGCCAACACGCTCTCCCCGGACGTGCTGTTCGTCAACACCCAGCGCCCGCCGTTCAACGACGTCGCCTTCCGCAAGGCCGTGAACATGGTCATCGACCGCCCGGCGCACACCAAGATCGCCCGCGAGGACGCCGGCCCCGTGCTCACGAGCATCACGGGCCTGCCCACCCCGGTCGGCGAGCAGTACATCCTGCCCGAGTACCAGGGCAAGGAGTTCTCGATCGACGTCGACGGCGCCAAGAAGATCCTCGAGGACGCCGGCTACACGGGCGTCGGCACCAAGCTCGTGGCACCCGACGGCACGCCCGTCTCCTTCACGCTCCAGGTCCCGCAGGGCTGGAACGACTACGTCACCGGCATCAGCCTCATCGCCGACCAGGTCAAGAAGACCCTCGGCGCCGACGCCAAGGTCGACACCCCCGACGTCGACACGTGGTGGGCCGCGAAGCGCTCGGGCGACTTCGACGCGATCATGCACTGGACCGACGGCGGCACCACGCCGTACGACCTGTACTCCGACACGATGGACGGCCGCTGGCTCAAGGCCGGCGCGGACGTCGACTACAACTTCGGCCGCTTCACCGACGACGCCGTGACCGCCGCGCTGAACACCTACGCGACCGCCTCGACCGACGACGAGCGGTCCACCGCCCTCGCCGAGATCCAGAAGGCGTTCGTGGAGCAGGTGCCGGTCATCCCGGTCGGCACGCACCCCGTCCTGGCCGAGTACAACACCCGCAAGTACGTGGGCTGGCCGAGCGAGGACGACCAGTACGCGACGGCCGACCCGCTGCAGCCGTCGGCCGCCATGGTCCTGACCAAGCTCAAGCCCGCCAACTGA
- a CDS encoding glycoside hydrolase family 3 N-terminal domain-containing protein → MTTLPYLDPALPVSERVADLLGRMTREEKVGQMMQLDARDGVKEHILDKHVGSILHTSPALVLEAHELTDQTRLRIPLLIGEDAIHGHSFFEGATIFPTQLGMAASWSAELVEKMARATAVETAATGIHWTFSPVLCIARDLRWGRVDETFGEDPFLIGELASAAVRGYQGAGLDDPTAILATAKHFAGYSETQGGRDASEADISRRKLRSWFLPPFERVAREGCRTFMLGYQTTDGVPITINDWLLTDVLRGEWGYTGTLITDWDNVGRMVWEQKVQPSHTHAAAAAVKAGNDMVMTTPQFFEGALDAIERGLITEPDLDDAVARILTLKFELGLFEDRRRPSPARIAEVLGSHQELNLEITRRSLVLLRNDGLLPLLPGTSAASAADATPAPVKRIADASPHDVSSLGSETSRGPRGLRLAVVGPLADDAQTQLGDWAGSSGQVTWLPDGHPRGMITTVLDGLRAQVPATWEVTHARGADILTLQDDPAGAFFPDGQPRPKVVAPAPVDEAQLAEAVAAASEADVVVAVVGDRIELVGEGRSTATLDLLGGQVALLDALAATGTPLVVVLLASKPLVLPPSAAGAAAVVWAANPGMTGGTALAELLLGAIEPSGRLPISFARHVGQQPTYYNQVRGQHGDRYADLTQSPAFAFGEGLSYTTVEYSDLVIDTPDLTAADTISAHVTLTNTGTRPALETVQVYVSDLVTSASWAERELKGFEQVTVQPGTSVTVDLTLPAAACTFVNAAGERVVEPGTFELQVGRSSRPHDLLRAGFTIR, encoded by the coding sequence ATGACCACGCTGCCCTACCTCGACCCCGCCCTGCCCGTCTCCGAGCGCGTCGCCGACCTGCTGGGCCGCATGACGCGGGAGGAGAAGGTCGGCCAGATGATGCAGCTCGACGCCCGCGACGGCGTCAAGGAGCACATCCTCGACAAGCACGTCGGCTCGATCCTGCACACCTCCCCCGCGCTGGTCCTCGAGGCGCACGAGCTGACCGACCAGACCCGGCTGCGGATCCCGCTGCTCATCGGCGAGGACGCCATCCACGGCCACTCGTTCTTCGAGGGCGCCACGATCTTCCCCACCCAGCTCGGCATGGCCGCGTCGTGGTCCGCGGAGCTCGTGGAGAAGATGGCGCGGGCGACCGCGGTCGAGACCGCCGCGACGGGCATCCACTGGACGTTCTCGCCCGTGCTGTGCATCGCACGCGACCTGCGCTGGGGCCGCGTCGACGAGACGTTCGGCGAGGACCCGTTCCTCATCGGCGAGCTCGCGTCAGCCGCGGTGCGCGGCTACCAGGGCGCCGGCCTCGACGACCCGACGGCGATCCTGGCCACGGCCAAGCACTTCGCCGGGTACTCCGAGACGCAGGGCGGGCGCGACGCGTCCGAGGCGGACATCTCGCGCCGCAAGCTGCGCTCGTGGTTCCTGCCGCCGTTCGAGCGCGTCGCCCGCGAGGGCTGCCGCACGTTCATGCTCGGCTACCAGACCACCGACGGCGTGCCGATCACCATCAACGACTGGCTGCTCACCGACGTGCTGCGCGGCGAGTGGGGCTACACCGGCACCCTCATCACCGACTGGGACAACGTCGGGCGCATGGTGTGGGAGCAGAAGGTCCAGCCCTCGCACACGCACGCCGCGGCCGCCGCCGTGAAGGCCGGCAACGACATGGTGATGACGACGCCGCAGTTCTTCGAGGGCGCGCTCGACGCGATCGAGCGCGGCCTCATCACGGAGCCCGACCTGGACGACGCCGTCGCGCGCATCCTCACGCTGAAGTTCGAGCTGGGGCTGTTCGAGGACCGGCGCCGGCCCTCGCCCGCGCGCATCGCGGAGGTGCTGGGCTCGCACCAGGAGCTGAACCTGGAGATCACGCGGCGCTCGCTCGTGCTGCTCCGCAACGACGGGCTGCTGCCGCTGCTTCCGGGCACCTCGGCTGCTTCGGCTGCTGACGCCACGCCCGCACCGGTGAAGCGCATCGCCGACGCCTCACCCCACGACGTCTCCTCGCTGGGCTCGGAGACCTCGCGGGGGCCCCGAGGCCTCCGGCTCGCCGTCGTCGGGCCGCTCGCGGACGACGCGCAGACGCAGCTGGGCGACTGGGCAGGCTCGTCCGGCCAGGTCACGTGGCTGCCCGACGGGCACCCGCGCGGCATGATCACGACGGTCCTGGACGGGCTGCGCGCACAGGTCCCCGCAACCTGGGAGGTCACGCACGCCCGGGGCGCCGACATCCTCACGCTCCAGGACGACCCGGCCGGCGCGTTCTTCCCGGACGGGCAGCCGCGGCCCAAGGTCGTGGCCCCCGCGCCCGTGGACGAGGCGCAGCTCGCCGAGGCCGTGGCCGCGGCGTCGGAGGCCGACGTCGTCGTGGCCGTCGTCGGCGACCGCATCGAGCTGGTGGGCGAGGGCCGCTCGACGGCGACGCTCGACCTGCTCGGCGGGCAGGTCGCCCTGCTCGACGCGCTGGCGGCGACGGGCACGCCGCTCGTTGTCGTGCTCCTGGCGTCCAAGCCGCTCGTGCTGCCGCCGTCGGCGGCGGGCGCGGCGGCGGTCGTCTGGGCCGCGAACCCGGGCATGACCGGCGGCACCGCCCTGGCCGAGCTGCTGCTCGGCGCGATCGAGCCGTCGGGGCGGCTGCCGATCTCGTTCGCGCGGCACGTGGGCCAGCAGCCGACGTACTACAACCAGGTGCGCGGCCAGCACGGCGACCGCTACGCCGACCTCACGCAGTCGCCGGCGTTCGCGTTCGGCGAGGGCCTGTCGTACACCACCGTCGAGTACTCCGACCTGGTGATCGACACCCCGGACCTCACGGCCGCCGACACGATCAGCGCGCACGTCACGCTGACCAACACCGGCACGCGCCCGGCGCTGGAGACCGTCCAGGTCTACGTCAGCGACCTGGTGACGTCGGCGTCGTGGGCGGAGCGCGAGCTCAAGGGGTTCGAGCAGGTGACGGTGCAGCCGGGCACGTCGGTGACGGTCGACCTGACGCTCCCGGCAGCGGCGTGCACGTTCGTCAACGCGGCGGGCGAGCGCGTGGTGGAGCCCGGCACGTTCGAGCTCCAGGTGGGCCGCAGCTCGCGCCCGCACGACCTGCTCCGAGCGGGCTTCACGATCCGCTGA
- a CDS encoding ABC transporter ATP-binding protein yields the protein MSTLELRNVTKKYHVRGSGTMLALDAVDVTVTSGRTVALVGQSGSGKSTIAKIITQLERATSGDVLLDGQPIPRRGRALRRYRQQVRMVFQDPFASLNPYHTIRHHLQRPLLLDRVVPQDQVEAEVVRLLEVVRLDPAATIDRRPHELSGGQRQRVAIARAIASRPALLVADEPVSMLDVSIRLGVLNLLADLQRSQNLGVLYITHDLATARHFSDEIMVLNHGRVVEQGSSDDVILNPQHDYTKALLAASPDPDKHFARTGGTR from the coding sequence ATGAGCACGCTCGAGCTCAGGAACGTCACGAAGAAGTACCACGTGCGCGGCAGCGGGACCATGCTCGCGCTCGACGCCGTCGACGTGACGGTGACGTCGGGCCGCACGGTGGCCCTCGTCGGCCAGTCGGGGTCGGGCAAGTCGACGATCGCGAAGATCATCACGCAGCTGGAGCGGGCGACGTCGGGCGACGTGCTGCTCGACGGGCAGCCGATCCCCCGGCGCGGGCGGGCGCTGCGCCGCTACCGCCAGCAGGTGCGCATGGTGTTTCAGGACCCGTTCGCATCGCTGAACCCGTACCACACCATCCGGCACCACCTCCAGCGTCCGCTGCTGCTCGACCGCGTCGTGCCCCAGGACCAGGTCGAGGCCGAGGTGGTCCGCCTCCTCGAGGTGGTGCGCCTGGACCCGGCCGCGACGATCGACCGGCGTCCGCACGAGCTGTCCGGCGGCCAGCGGCAGCGCGTCGCCATCGCGCGTGCGATCGCCTCGCGTCCCGCGCTGCTGGTCGCCGACGAGCCCGTCTCGATGCTCGACGTCTCGATCCGTCTCGGCGTGCTGAACCTGCTCGCCGACCTCCAGCGGTCGCAGAACCTCGGCGTCCTCTACATCACGCACGACCTCGCCACGGCCCGGCACTTCTCCGACGAGATCATGGTGCTCAACCACGGCCGGGTCGTGGAGCAGGGCTCGTCCGACGACGTCATCCTCAACCCGCAGCACGACTACACGAAGGCGCTGCTCGCGGCCTCCCCCGACCCTGACAAGCACTTCGCACGCACGGGGGGCACCCGATGA
- a CDS encoding FUSC family protein, translating into MSASPAPAPLVVRTTAREVLHPDVLRDAWRLQHGDAAVAFALRVGLAAGTAIAVPALAGHRELSSYAALGALTALFSRAGSARRQAPLLALVGAVMVGAIALFSLVAASGAPAAVGFLLTTALAAAATALVALLRIGPPGATVVVFCAGAGLAGSPGLGDVAARTLVGAGGAALAWVVCLAGALAGRRAGAAPHTTLREQLRASWGTEGWRLAAVRVLVGGLAASGLSAALGLGHTSWAVMGATAVLAGATARHTAVRAVQRATGTAVGAVAIAYPLLAAHLGFWQQAALVVVLQVVTEIVVGRHYGLAQLCIAPMALLMTSLGGPAAAGTLALDRALDTTAGALAGLAAAVLVHRYGGVRRRRAASSAG; encoded by the coding sequence ATGTCTGCCTCTCCCGCCCCCGCCCCGCTCGTCGTCCGCACCACGGCGAGGGAGGTGCTCCACCCCGACGTGCTGCGGGACGCCTGGCGGCTCCAGCACGGCGACGCTGCCGTCGCGTTCGCGCTGCGCGTCGGGCTCGCCGCGGGCACGGCCATCGCCGTCCCCGCGCTGGCAGGGCACCGCGAGCTGTCCTCGTACGCAGCGCTCGGCGCCCTGACGGCGCTGTTCAGCCGGGCCGGCAGCGCCCGGCGCCAGGCCCCGCTGCTCGCGCTCGTGGGCGCCGTCATGGTCGGCGCGATCGCCCTGTTCTCGCTCGTGGCCGCGTCGGGCGCACCCGCCGCCGTCGGGTTCCTGCTCACGACGGCGCTCGCCGCGGCGGCGACGGCCCTCGTCGCGCTGCTGCGGATCGGGCCGCCCGGGGCCACCGTCGTCGTGTTCTGCGCGGGCGCCGGCCTGGCGGGATCCCCCGGGCTCGGCGACGTCGCCGCCCGGACCCTCGTCGGGGCGGGCGGCGCGGCCCTCGCCTGGGTCGTCTGCCTGGCCGGGGCCCTCGCGGGGCGCCGCGCCGGCGCCGCCCCGCACACCACGCTGCGCGAGCAGCTGCGGGCGTCGTGGGGCACGGAAGGCTGGCGGCTCGCCGCTGTCCGGGTGCTCGTCGGCGGTCTCGCCGCCTCCGGGCTGTCCGCCGCGCTCGGGCTGGGCCACACCTCGTGGGCCGTCATGGGCGCCACCGCGGTGCTGGCCGGCGCGACCGCCCGGCACACGGCCGTGCGGGCCGTGCAGCGCGCGACCGGCACCGCCGTCGGCGCCGTCGCGATCGCCTACCCGCTGCTCGCGGCGCACCTCGGCTTCTGGCAGCAGGCGGCGCTCGTCGTCGTGCTGCAGGTGGTCACCGAGATCGTCGTGGGCCGGCACTACGGGCTCGCGCAGCTGTGCATCGCGCCCATGGCGCTGCTCATGACGTCGCTCGGCGGGCCGGCCGCCGCGGGCACGCTCGCGCTGGACCGGGCGCTGGACACGACCGCGGGGGCGCTCGCGGGGCTGGCCGCCGCGGTGCTCGTGCACCGCTACGGCGGCGTCAGGCGCCGGCGAGCGGCGTCGTCCGCGGGCTGA
- a CDS encoding TetR/AcrR family transcriptional regulator — protein MSSSRPERRSRPQTLARREEILRAAMTTFGAKGYNKGPLTEIADQVGMTHAGILHHFGSKNALLLEVLQYRDDTDVEALPEHHIPDGTELFRHLVRTAFLNAQRAGIVQAYAVLSAESVTDDHPARPFFEQRYATLRGEVAHAFRVMCEEAGVTEPATVDMASASILAVMDGLQVQWLLDPTAVALAEASEFAIEAIVAQVLSPRTTPLAGA, from the coding sequence ATGAGTTCGAGCAGGCCGGAGCGCCGCTCCCGGCCGCAGACGCTGGCCCGTCGCGAGGAGATCCTGCGCGCCGCGATGACGACGTTCGGCGCGAAGGGCTACAACAAGGGCCCGCTGACCGAGATCGCCGACCAGGTGGGCATGACGCACGCGGGGATCCTGCACCACTTCGGGTCGAAGAACGCCCTCCTCCTCGAGGTGCTCCAGTACCGCGACGACACCGACGTCGAGGCACTCCCCGAGCACCACATCCCTGACGGCACCGAGCTCTTCCGCCACCTCGTGCGCACCGCGTTCCTCAACGCGCAGCGCGCCGGCATCGTCCAGGCGTACGCCGTGCTCTCCGCGGAGTCCGTCACCGACGACCACCCCGCGCGCCCGTTCTTCGAGCAGCGCTACGCGACGCTGCGCGGCGAGGTGGCCCACGCCTTCCGCGTCATGTGCGAGGAGGCGGGCGTCACCGAGCCCGCGACCGTGGACATGGCGTCGGCGTCGATCCTGGCCGTCATGGACGGCCTCCAGGTGCAGTGGCTGCTGGACCCGACCGCGGTGGCGCTGGCCGAGGCGAGCGAGTTCGCCATCGAGGCGATCGTCGCGCAGGTGCTCAGCCCGCGGACGACGCCGCTCGCCGGCGCCTGA
- a CDS encoding ABC transporter permease, with the protein MNTLRFFARRTAFYLFTAWAAITINFFLPRMMKGDPIQAYLARNRGDVSPEATRSLEILFGLDSSKSLLQQYADYWGLIFSGNLGRSLSHGLAPVTEVIGTALPWTIGLVGVATILSFTIGTLVGSLIGWHRGSRADVLVPISTFFGTVPYFWMGLIAIAVFASNLGWFPASHAYGKGAAPNLSLAFVGDVLQHGILPALTIVVASLGGWILGMRNMMVTILDEDYVTVAQAKGLSSRRVLLRYAARNAVLPQIQSFALALGFIVGGTLVMELVFSYPGIGKLLLDATGAKDYPLMQGVFLIITLTVLVANILADVAYAVLDPRTRQTEA; encoded by the coding sequence ATGAACACGCTGCGCTTCTTCGCCCGCCGCACCGCCTTCTACCTGTTCACGGCGTGGGCGGCCATCACGATCAACTTCTTCCTGCCCCGGATGATGAAGGGCGACCCGATCCAGGCCTACCTGGCCCGCAACCGGGGCGACGTCTCCCCCGAGGCGACCCGGTCGCTCGAGATCCTCTTCGGCCTCGACTCCAGCAAGTCGCTGCTCCAGCAGTACGCCGACTACTGGGGCCTGATCTTCTCCGGCAACCTGGGCCGCTCGCTCTCGCACGGCCTGGCCCCGGTGACCGAGGTGATCGGGACCGCGCTGCCCTGGACGATCGGACTCGTGGGCGTCGCCACGATCCTGAGCTTCACGATCGGCACGCTGGTCGGCTCGCTCATCGGCTGGCACCGCGGCTCGCGCGCCGACGTCCTGGTGCCGATCTCGACGTTCTTCGGCACCGTGCCGTACTTCTGGATGGGCCTGATCGCCATCGCCGTCTTCGCGTCGAACCTGGGCTGGTTCCCGGCGTCGCACGCGTACGGCAAGGGGGCCGCGCCGAACCTCTCGCTCGCGTTCGTCGGCGACGTGCTCCAGCACGGCATCCTGCCGGCGCTGACGATCGTCGTCGCCTCGCTGGGCGGGTGGATCCTCGGCATGCGCAACATGATGGTCACGATCCTCGACGAGGACTACGTGACGGTCGCGCAGGCCAAGGGCCTCTCCTCGCGCCGCGTGCTCCTGCGGTACGCGGCCCGCAACGCGGTGCTGCCGCAGATCCAGAGCTTCGCGCTCGCGCTCGGCTTCATCGTGGGAGGCACGCTCGTCATGGAGCTCGTGTTCTCCTACCCGGGCATCGGCAAGCTGCTGCTGGACGCGACGGGCGCCAAGGACTACCCCCTCATGCAGGGCGTGTTCCTGATCATCACCCTGACGGTGCTCGTCGCGAACATCCTCGCCGACGTCGCCTACGCCGTCCTCGACCCGCGCACGCGCCAGACGGAGGCCTGA